A window from Deltaproteobacteria bacterium HGW-Deltaproteobacteria-18 encodes these proteins:
- a CDS encoding rubredoxin has product MDKYVCTLCGYVYDPAVGDPDSGVAPGTKFEDIPDDWTCPVCGAGKEDFAKEN; this is encoded by the coding sequence ATGGATAAATACGTTTGCACCCTCTGCGGCTATGTTTACGACCCGGCCGTCGGCGACCCGGACAGCGGCGTCGCTCCCGGAACCAAGTTCGAGGACATTCCCGACGACTGGACCTGTCCCGTCTGCGGAGCCGGCAAGGAAGATTTCGCCAAGGAAAATTGA
- a CDS encoding cytochrome C biogenesis protein CcmF produces the protein MHAISFTALLLSMLAAVGLTATAGMKALKDDFDTVTLLEKGQILLTVVVLAVSAILVQALVVRDFSYVYVRDYTDTFLPLFYAVTAFWAGQNGSFLFWYLCVALMGCCMIYTPGYSRLDGRTKVFFWILFFLVEIFFLYALTGPSNPFMKLDPVPAEGRGLNPLLQNPGMIFHPPLLFLGYAGYTIPFCLALASRLSGNSREWLELCRNWNIVAWIFLTSGIILGAWWSYMELGWGGYWAWDPVENASLIPWLAGTAFIHTAIVGRTRKSLLRTNVFMVALTFLLCFFATFVVRSGMIDSLHAFGGSRMGIPLLVFMIATLLLTVYVCLVQRKDDSVHIDDFASRPGMLFLASWLFLCLGGIVFLGVLWPVLSSMWSANPVGLDAGFYNRVCLPLFAVLAFIMSICPWFSQKSGINDKAALGLVLGVGAGAAVIMFVLGYSQPLALFSAVSGFMMMVSIALFFVRNKGARAFLPSWGAYGVHMGVALMVVGVAFSGPYKMETEAVLSKGQSMTVGSYEIMFNELTHDHGNPAMDTHAALLTVTQGGKSVGSLAPEKRLYRNFEQSTFAEVSVIPSLGEEIYATLLGFDEQGTVSLKVSVNPLVNWIWIGGTLSCLIAFLCWRKIERRG, from the coding sequence ATGCACGCCATCAGTTTCACCGCACTACTCTTGAGCATGCTGGCCGCCGTGGGCTTGACCGCGACGGCCGGGATGAAGGCCCTCAAAGACGATTTCGACACCGTCACCCTGCTTGAAAAGGGCCAGATCCTGCTGACCGTCGTGGTCCTGGCGGTCTCCGCCATTCTGGTGCAGGCCCTGGTGGTCCGTGACTTCTCCTACGTCTATGTCCGAGATTACACGGATACCTTTCTGCCCCTGTTTTATGCCGTCACGGCATTCTGGGCCGGGCAGAACGGCTCCTTTCTGTTCTGGTATCTGTGCGTGGCCCTCATGGGCTGCTGCATGATCTACACCCCCGGATATTCCCGGCTGGACGGCAGGACCAAGGTTTTTTTCTGGATTCTCTTTTTCCTGGTCGAGATCTTTTTCCTTTACGCCCTGACCGGTCCGAGCAACCCCTTCATGAAGCTCGATCCCGTACCGGCGGAAGGCCGGGGACTCAACCCCCTGCTGCAGAATCCGGGCATGATATTTCATCCTCCGCTTCTTTTCCTGGGCTACGCCGGATACACCATTCCCTTTTGCCTGGCCCTGGCTTCCCGCCTTTCGGGCAACAGCCGCGAGTGGCTTGAACTGTGCCGCAACTGGAACATCGTGGCCTGGATATTCCTGACCTCGGGCATCATCCTCGGGGCCTGGTGGTCCTACATGGAACTTGGCTGGGGCGGTTACTGGGCCTGGGACCCGGTCGAGAACGCCTCGCTCATCCCCTGGCTGGCCGGTACCGCCTTCATCCATACCGCCATCGTCGGCCGCACGCGCAAGTCGCTGCTGCGCACCAACGTGTTCATGGTCGCCCTGACCTTCCTGCTCTGCTTTTTCGCCACCTTCGTGGTCCGCAGCGGCATGATCGATTCCCTGCACGCCTTCGGCGGCAGCCGCATGGGTATCCCGCTCCTGGTCTTCATGATCGCCACGTTGCTGCTGACCGTTTACGTTTGCCTGGTCCAGCGCAAGGACGACTCCGTGCACATCGATGACTTCGCCAGCCGTCCGGGCATGCTCTTCCTGGCTTCCTGGCTCTTCCTGTGCCTTGGCGGCATTGTCTTCCTGGGCGTGCTCTGGCCGGTCCTGAGCAGCATGTGGAGCGCCAATCCCGTTGGTCTTGACGCCGGCTTCTACAACAGGGTCTGTCTGCCGCTTTTTGCCGTGCTGGCCTTTATCATGTCCATCTGTCCCTGGTTTTCGCAAAAAAGCGGAATCAACGACAAGGCGGCTCTGGGGCTGGTTCTGGGCGTTGGCGCAGGAGCGGCGGTGATCATGTTCGTGCTGGGTTACTCGCAGCCGCTGGCTCTTTTCTCGGCGGTCTCGGGCTTCATGATGATGGTTTCCATTGCCCTTTTCTTCGTGCGCAACAAGGGCGCCCGGGCCTTCCTGCCTTCATGGGGCGCTTACGGCGTGCACATGGGCGTGGCGCTGATGGTTGTCGGCGTGGCTTTTTCCGGGCCCTACAAGATGGAGACGGAGGCCGTACTGAGCAAAGGACAGTCCATGACCGTGGGCTCATATGAGATCATGTTCAACGAACTGACCCACGATCACGGCAATCCGGCCATGGACACCCACGCAGCCCTGCTGACAGTGACCCAGGGCGGCAAGTCCGTGGGCAGCCTGGCGCCGGAGAAGCGGTTGTACCGCAACTTCGAGCAGTCGACCTTTGCCGAGGTTTCGGTCATCCCGTCCCTGGGCGAGGAAATATATGCCACGCTGCTCGGCTTCGACGAGCAGGGCACGGTCAGCCTGAAGGTGAGCGTCAACCCTCTGGTCAACTGGATCTGGATCGGCGGCACCCTGTCATGTCTGATCGCGTTCTTGTGCTGGAGAAAGATCGAGCGCCGAGGATGA
- a CDS encoding glycosyltransferase family 9 protein, giving the protein MSLPFSNQECMTVRLSALGDAILTTGVLAYWHEQAGLTFRVLTRPALAPVFDNHPAVTGIIGVRDEDLRGASWIRFCRGLAREFGHLPLLDLHVNLRTMLLRTLWPGATRTYRKFSLSRRLFLATRHPLFAARLRRLNVPQRYCMALGPEPVDALALKPRIFLSEKEKAAARETLSRLGFMRPVAIHPYATHPAKTPRPEVWRNLILNLEANGQQVLILGRHDQPLYPQAPHDLTNATDLRATSALLSLCRVLVTGDSGPMHLATAVDTPVVALFGPTTREWGFYPSGPHDVVHQSICPKAPCSLHGQDACALGNACMKDISEKQILDLLSSIPD; this is encoded by the coding sequence ATGTCCCTGCCTTTCAGCAACCAGGAATGCATGACCGTACGGCTGAGCGCCCTTGGCGACGCCATCCTGACCACAGGGGTGCTCGCATACTGGCATGAACAGGCCGGGTTAACCTTTCGGGTGCTGACCAGACCGGCCCTGGCTCCCGTCTTCGACAACCACCCGGCCGTGACCGGGATCATCGGAGTCCGCGATGAAGACCTGCGCGGCGCTAGCTGGATCAGGTTCTGCCGTGGGCTGGCCCGGGAATTTGGGCACCTGCCGCTGCTCGACCTGCACGTCAACCTGCGCACCATGCTGCTGCGCACGCTCTGGCCCGGGGCCACGCGCACCTACCGCAAATTCTCGCTGAGCAGACGGCTGTTTCTGGCCACCAGGCACCCGCTCTTCGCCGCCAGACTCCGCCGCCTCAACGTCCCCCAGCGCTACTGCATGGCTCTGGGTCCGGAACCGGTGGACGCCCTTGCCCTGAAGCCCCGCATCTTTCTTTCCGAAAAAGAAAAAGCCGCTGCCCGTGAAACACTTTCACGTCTGGGATTCATGCGCCCCGTCGCCATCCATCCCTACGCCACCCACCCGGCCAAAACCCCGCGCCCCGAAGTCTGGCGAAATCTGATCCTGAATCTCGAAGCCAATGGACAGCAGGTGCTCATCCTTGGCCGTCATGACCAGCCGCTCTATCCGCAGGCTCCGCACGACCTGACCAACGCCACCGACCTGCGCGCCACCTCCGCCCTGCTGTCCCTGTGCCGGGTCCTGGTCACCGGGGACTCCGGCCCCATGCACCTGGCCACGGCCGTGGACACGCCGGTTGTCGCCCTGTTCGGGCCGACGACAAGAGAATGGGGTTTTTACCCCTCGGGCCCGCATGACGTGGTCCACCAGAGCATCTGCCCCAAGGCTCCCTGCTCCCTGCACGGTCAGGACGCATGCGCTCTTGGCAACGCCTGCATGAAAGACATCTCGGAAAAACAGATCCTGGATCTGCTTTCATCCATCCCAGACTGA
- a CDS encoding cytochrome ubiquinol oxidase subunit I, whose translation MDVLMLSRLQFAMATMFHFIFVPLTLGLSILVAIMETKYVRTGDETYKRMTKFWGKLFVINFVLGVVTGITLEFQFGTNWSRYSEYVGDIFGSLLAIEATTSFFLESTFLGAWIFGWNILSPKMHAACIWLVAIASNLSAAWILLANAFMQNPVGYVLRNGRAELDNFFHVLLNPFGWQQYVHTLSGAFTLAGFFIMGVSAYHLLKKQNIDFFTRSFKMGMVFALVFSVLVAVQGHHHAQEVGRIQPAKLAAMESLWETQESAPMYLLVVPDEKNEKNAVELFGIPGALSFLAHGSFNTPVQGLKDWPKDERPPVMLTFLSFRAMVGIGTLLPILCIWAFLRRNRLTETPRLLKAMLFAIPLPYLAIEAGWVVAEVGRQPWIVYGLMKTADAVSPIVTSQVAFSLVALTLLYALLGAVDIYLLFKFAKKGPAEA comes from the coding sequence ATGGATGTGCTCATGTTATCCAGGCTTCAATTCGCCATGGCTACCATGTTTCATTTCATCTTCGTCCCGCTGACCCTCGGCTTGTCCATTCTGGTGGCCATCATGGAAACCAAATACGTACGTACCGGCGACGAGACGTACAAACGGATGACCAAATTCTGGGGAAAGCTCTTTGTCATCAATTTCGTGCTCGGCGTGGTCACGGGAATCACGCTTGAATTTCAGTTCGGCACCAACTGGTCCCGCTATTCCGAATACGTCGGAGACATCTTCGGGTCTCTTTTGGCCATCGAGGCCACCACATCCTTTTTCCTGGAATCAACCTTTCTCGGCGCCTGGATCTTTGGCTGGAACATCCTGTCCCCCAAGATGCACGCGGCCTGTATCTGGCTGGTGGCCATCGCCTCCAACCTCTCGGCGGCATGGATTCTCCTGGCCAACGCCTTCATGCAGAACCCGGTGGGCTATGTGCTCAGAAACGGCCGCGCAGAACTGGACAACTTCTTCCACGTGCTCCTGAACCCCTTTGGCTGGCAGCAGTACGTCCACACTCTGAGCGGCGCCTTCACCCTGGCCGGTTTTTTCATCATGGGCGTCTCCGCCTACCATCTGCTCAAGAAGCAGAACATCGACTTCTTTACCCGTTCCTTCAAGATGGGCATGGTCTTCGCCCTTGTCTTTTCGGTGCTGGTCGCGGTCCAGGGCCATCATCACGCCCAGGAAGTCGGCAGAATACAGCCCGCCAAGCTCGCGGCCATGGAATCCCTGTGGGAAACCCAGGAGAGCGCGCCCATGTATCTGCTGGTCGTGCCGGATGAGAAAAACGAGAAAAACGCCGTTGAACTCTTCGGCATCCCCGGCGCCCTGTCCTTCCTGGCCCACGGTTCCTTCAACACTCCTGTCCAGGGTCTGAAGGACTGGCCGAAAGACGAGCGACCGCCCGTCATGCTGACCTTTCTCTCCTTCAGGGCCATGGTCGGAATCGGCACGCTCCTGCCCATCCTGTGCATCTGGGCGTTCCTGCGCCGCAACAGGCTGACCGAAACGCCGCGCCTGCTCAAAGCCATGCTCTTCGCCATCCCGCTCCCCTACCTCGCCATCGAGGCCGGCTGGGTCGTGGCCGAGGTGGGACGTCAACCCTGGATCGTCTATGGGCTCATGAAAACCGCCGACGCGGTCTCGCCTATCGTGACGTCCCAGGTGGCCTTCTCCCTGGTGGCGCTGACCCTGCTGTACGCACTGCTGGGCGCAGTTGACATCTACCTGCTCTTCAAGTTCGCCAAGAAAGGCCCTGCCGAGGCGTAA
- a CDS encoding desulfoferrodoxin, which produces MAQRLEVYKCELCGNIVEVMHGGAGALVCCGEDMKLQVEGTVDAAREKHVPVIHKTANGYKVVVGEVAHPMLDAHYVEWIELVADGKVYRQYLNPGQAPEAEFCITAEKVTAREYCNLHGHWKIEN; this is translated from the coding sequence ATGGCTCAAAGACTCGAAGTGTACAAATGCGAACTATGTGGAAATATCGTTGAAGTGATGCATGGCGGCGCCGGAGCTCTGGTCTGTTGTGGTGAGGACATGAAGCTTCAGGTTGAAGGGACAGTGGACGCGGCCCGGGAAAAACATGTCCCCGTCATCCACAAGACCGCCAATGGCTACAAGGTCGTGGTCGGCGAAGTCGCCCATCCCATGCTCGACGCCCATTATGTTGAATGGATCGAGCTTGTGGCTGACGGCAAGGTCTATCGCCAGTATCTCAACCCCGGCCAGGCCCCTGAAGCCGAATTCTGTATCACTGCGGAAAAAGTCACGGCCCGCGAATACTGCAACCTGCACGGACACTGGAAAATCGAAAACTAA
- a CDS encoding HAD family hydrolase, which translates to MTGIDTILLDRDGTLIEERHYLSEPALVALIPGVAVPMRRLAGLGCSFYLASNQSGIGRGLFSEDDYRRVHARLVELLLAEGIVLGGAAHCPHSPEDKCECRKPRVGIWQKLAATYGLSPEKTVMIGDKVADIRFGQAIGCAETVLVLTGHGSDAARGLGLETSGLTMQRCSPGPDRPTWLARDLGCYLEHLVQKKEHVHAHRI; encoded by the coding sequence ATGACAGGCATAGACACCATACTGCTCGACCGCGACGGCACCCTGATTGAAGAGCGCCACTACCTGAGCGAGCCCGCTCTGGTCGCGCTCATTCCCGGCGTGGCCGTTCCCATGCGCAGGCTGGCCGGACTTGGCTGCAGCTTCTATCTGGCCAGCAATCAGAGCGGCATCGGGCGCGGCCTCTTCAGCGAAGACGACTACCGCAGGGTGCACGCGCGCCTGGTGGAGCTGCTCCTGGCCGAAGGCATCGTCCTCGGCGGCGCCGCCCATTGCCCCCACTCCCCTGAAGACAAATGCGAGTGCCGCAAGCCTCGCGTCGGGATCTGGCAAAAACTGGCGGCTACCTACGGCCTGTCACCGGAGAAAACGGTCATGATCGGAGACAAGGTCGCCGACATACGCTTCGGTCAGGCCATCGGCTGCGCCGAAACGGTGCTGGTCCTGACCGGACATGGCTCCGATGCCGCCCGGGGCCTTGGCCTCGAGACATCCGGGCTCACGATGCAGCGCTGCTCCCCCGGACCGGACCGCCCGACCTGGCTGGCACGCGACCTTGGCTGCTACCTGGAGCATCTTGTGCAAAAAAAGGAACATGTGCATGCACATCGGATTTGA
- a CDS encoding glycosyltransferase family 1 protein yields the protein MCMHIGFDAKRFFNNPTGLGNYARSTVFGLAEHFPEHRYTLYAQRLSGPFCTLPACHGLHVHEACPIGRMFPALWRSLGIPREARTHDLDIYHGLSHELPLTSFGPRTRTVVSMHDLLFLTHPHLYPWIDRQLYAFKYRKSCLHADMIVAISRKTADDVHEIFKIPRERIRVAYQSCSPAFSVVRGQDELDRLRRAHDLPQRYVLFVGSLIPRKGAQTLISALALLPSAERPDLVIVGKGPLESALRDQARAAGLLGRVHFLGQVADADLPGLYQLAEAFAYPSVGEGFGIPILEALSSGIPVITSTGSCFAEPGGDAALYTTPGDVPELAQALAKVLGDSTLRQEMIARGVLHAQNFHISRTSAALMQVYADLCAQR from the coding sequence ATGTGCATGCACATCGGATTTGACGCCAAACGCTTTTTCAACAACCCGACAGGGCTGGGCAACTACGCCCGCAGCACCGTCTTCGGACTGGCGGAGCATTTTCCGGAGCACCGCTACACGTTATATGCTCAACGACTGTCCGGGCCATTTTGCACATTGCCCGCCTGCCACGGCCTGCATGTGCACGAAGCATGCCCGATTGGACGCATGTTTCCCGCCCTGTGGCGCAGCCTGGGCATTCCCCGCGAGGCGCGCACCCATGACCTGGACATTTATCATGGCCTCTCCCACGAACTCCCGCTGACCTCTTTCGGGCCGCGCACGCGCACCGTGGTCAGCATGCACGATCTGCTTTTCCTGACCCACCCTCATCTCTATCCCTGGATCGACAGGCAGCTCTACGCCTTCAAATACCGAAAAAGCTGCCTGCACGCGGACATGATTGTGGCCATCAGCCGCAAGACCGCCGACGACGTGCACGAAATTTTCAAGATCCCCAGGGAGCGCATCCGTGTCGCCTATCAGAGCTGTTCCCCGGCCTTCTCCGTTGTCAGGGGGCAAGATGAACTGGACAGGCTGCGCAGGGCCCACGACCTGCCCCAACGCTACGTACTGTTCGTCGGCTCCCTCATCCCCCGCAAGGGCGCCCAGACGCTCATCTCGGCCCTGGCGCTGCTGCCTTCGGCCGAGCGTCCGGATCTGGTCATCGTAGGCAAGGGCCCCCTTGAGTCGGCCCTGCGCGATCAGGCGCGGGCCGCAGGCCTTCTAGGCCGGGTCCATTTTCTCGGACAGGTCGCGGACGCGGACCTGCCCGGCCTGTACCAGCTGGCCGAGGCTTTTGCCTATCCTTCGGTGGGCGAAGGCTTCGGCATCCCGATCCTTGAGGCTCTGAGCAGCGGAATCCCGGTCATCACCTCCACCGGCTCCTGCTTTGCAGAACCCGGCGGCGACGCAGCCCTGTATACCACGCCGGGCGATGTGCCGGAACTGGCCCAGGCCCTGGCCAAGGTCCTGGGAGACAGCACCCTGCGTCAGGAAATGATCGCCCGGGGCGTGCTCCATGCCCAAAACTTTCACATCTCACGCACTTCGGCAGCCCTCATGCAGGTCTACGCCGATCTTTGCGCGCAAAGATAG
- a CDS encoding cytochrome c biogenesis protein CcmE — MSTAKNQKWVYLAAVLLVGAGVGYLLFSGLSQNSVYFLNVSEALAMPAEKLSQARLFGMVAEKGVEHDPTAMGVSFFALDKDDPSQVIRVHYRGAVPDTFKAGVEVILEGSFKADTRVFEATTLLTKCPSKYEKNEKGQMRPPGFTS, encoded by the coding sequence ATGAGTACTGCAAAAAATCAGAAATGGGTGTACCTCGCCGCCGTCCTGCTCGTCGGCGCCGGCGTAGGATACCTTCTCTTCAGTGGCCTGTCCCAGAATTCCGTGTATTTTCTCAATGTATCCGAAGCCCTGGCCATGCCGGCGGAAAAGCTTTCCCAGGCCAGGCTTTTCGGCATGGTGGCAGAAAAGGGTGTGGAGCACGACCCCACGGCCATGGGGGTGTCCTTTTTCGCCTTGGACAAGGACGATCCGAGTCAGGTCATCCGCGTTCACTACCGGGGGGCCGTGCCCGACACGTTCAAGGCCGGCGTCGAGGTTATCCTTGAGGGCTCGTTCAAGGCCGACACCCGGGTGTTCGAGGCCACCACGCTGCTGACCAAGTGCCCTTCCAAATACGAAAAGAATGAAAAGGGCCAGATGCGTCCCCCCGGATTCACCAGCTAG
- a CDS encoding transcriptional repressor — protein MKELLGKDMRLTNQRRIILEELKSVTTHPTADEIYGMVRQKMPRISLGTVYRNLEVLSSLGLVRKLENAAGQKRFDGDVSPHHHIRCEACGKVGDIFDAPDISGIEQGLDTDFLITGVSLEFSGLCPQCQAGKKLTQ, from the coding sequence ATGAAAGAACTATTGGGCAAAGACATGCGACTGACCAATCAACGCAGGATCATCCTGGAAGAGCTCAAATCAGTGACCACCCACCCCACTGCCGACGAGATCTACGGAATGGTGCGACAGAAGATGCCCCGCATCAGCCTTGGCACCGTGTACCGCAATCTGGAGGTGCTCAGTTCGCTCGGCCTGGTTCGCAAACTCGAAAATGCGGCCGGCCAGAAGCGTTTTGACGGCGACGTGTCCCCCCATCATCATATCCGCTGCGAAGCATGCGGAAAGGTGGGAGACATCTTCGACGCTCCGGACATCTCGGGCATTGAGCAGGGGCTTGACACGGACTTCCTGATCACCGGCGTAAGCCTTGAATTCTCGGGGCTCTGCCCCCAGTGTCAGGCTGGAAAAAAGTTGACGCAGTAG
- the cydB gene encoding cytochrome d ubiquinol oxidase subunit II: MLETIWFLLWGVLWAVYFVLDGYDLGIGTLIPFLGKSDTDRRVMLNAMGPFWDGNEVWLITAGGVTFAAFPKAYAVMFSGLYTPLMLLLFALIVRGVSLEFRHQVDSPAWRRVWDWGATIGSFVPALLLGVAFANIFMGLPLDENGVFQGNLLTLLNPYGLAGGVLFVLLFVMHGALWLTVKSDGDLQQRAANLTRKLWPVLVALIGAFVVLTAIYTNLLANYLTNPLMLVLLVIPVLALVLLRQQIGKEQWWFAWGLSAAIIAGLTLFGVVGLYPALLPSSISPDYSITISNAASSTLTLSIMLGVTLVFIPIVAAYQFWLYRTFAHKVTEKELAQDGAY; encoded by the coding sequence ATGCTTGAAACCATATGGTTCCTACTCTGGGGTGTGCTCTGGGCCGTTTATTTCGTGCTGGACGGATACGATCTGGGCATCGGGACGCTCATCCCGTTCCTGGGCAAGTCCGACACGGACCGCAGGGTCATGCTCAACGCCATGGGTCCCTTCTGGGACGGCAACGAAGTCTGGCTGATCACCGCCGGCGGCGTGACTTTCGCCGCGTTTCCCAAGGCTTACGCGGTCATGTTCAGCGGCCTCTACACGCCGCTCATGCTGCTGCTCTTCGCGTTGATCGTCCGCGGCGTCTCCCTGGAGTTCCGTCACCAGGTCGACAGCCCGGCCTGGCGCAGGGTCTGGGACTGGGGCGCCACCATCGGCAGCTTTGTGCCCGCGCTGCTTCTGGGCGTGGCTTTCGCCAACATCTTCATGGGTCTGCCCCTGGATGAAAACGGTGTCTTCCAGGGCAACCTGCTGACTCTCCTGAATCCCTACGGCCTGGCCGGAGGAGTGCTCTTCGTGCTGCTCTTCGTCATGCACGGAGCCCTGTGGTTGACGGTCAAAAGCGACGGGGACCTGCAACAGCGCGCAGCCAATCTGACCCGCAAGCTCTGGCCCGTGCTGGTGGCGCTCATCGGTGCCTTCGTGGTCCTGACCGCCATTTACACCAACCTTCTGGCCAACTACCTGACCAACCCGCTGATGCTCGTCCTGCTGGTGATTCCGGTTCTGGCCCTCGTTCTGCTGCGCCAGCAGATCGGCAAGGAGCAGTGGTGGTTCGCATGGGGGCTGTCCGCCGCCATAATCGCCGGGCTGACGCTCTTCGGCGTGGTCGGATTGTACCCGGCACTGCTGCCCTCGAGCATCTCTCCGGACTATTCCATCACCATCTCCAACGCGGCTTCCAGCACCCTGACCCTGTCCATCATGCTGGGCGTGACACTGGTCTTCATCCCCATCGTGGCGGCCTACCAGTTCTGGCTCTACCGGACCTTCGCCCACAAGGTCACTGAAAAGGAACTGGCCCAGGACGGAGCGTACTAG
- a CDS encoding MBL fold metallo-hydrolase, with translation MPVTEIKKDIYWVGVVDWNIHDFHGYSKSPQGTTYNAYLVIDDKITLFDSVPAKFQMDLYHQIRSIIPLEKIDYIVCNHIEPDHSGAMPFLMEKIQPEKVFCSKIGHRMLLDHYHQPDWPYHPVQTGDSISLGKRTVQFIETRMLHWPDSMFSFIPEDKLLISNDAFGQNIASSERFDDEIDLAMLMAEASHYYFNIVLPFSPRVIAVLDDVGKLGLDIDMIAPDHGIIWRSNVPLILQAYRDYAEQKPNKKALIVYDTMWHSTEKMAKAIAEGLMEEGVAARIMHLKQYHHSDVMGALADATGIICGSPTHNNGIMPLMADFLTYMKGLKPQGRVGAAFASFGWSGESLGVLTEWLKSAKVEVVEPGVKCKNVPDHAKLAECKELGRQVGKAIVAKVEAEA, from the coding sequence ATGCCTGTTACCGAAATCAAGAAAGACATCTACTGGGTCGGCGTCGTGGACTGGAACATCCACGATTTCCACGGATACTCCAAATCTCCCCAGGGAACGACATATAACGCGTATCTGGTCATCGACGACAAGATCACCCTTTTCGACTCCGTTCCGGCCAAATTTCAGATGGACCTGTATCACCAGATCAGATCCATCATTCCGCTGGAAAAGATCGACTACATCGTCTGCAACCACATTGAACCCGACCACTCCGGGGCCATGCCCTTCCTGATGGAAAAGATTCAGCCCGAAAAGGTTTTCTGCTCCAAGATAGGGCATCGCATGCTTCTCGACCATTACCACCAGCCCGACTGGCCCTACCATCCGGTGCAGACCGGCGACTCCATCAGCCTCGGCAAACGCACGGTGCAGTTCATCGAGACACGCATGCTGCACTGGCCTGACTCCATGTTCTCCTTCATTCCCGAAGACAAGCTGCTCATCTCCAATGACGCTTTCGGGCAGAATATAGCCTCCAGCGAACGCTTCGACGACGAAATAGATCTGGCCATGCTCATGGCGGAGGCCTCCCACTACTATTTCAACATCGTCCTGCCTTTTTCCCCCCGGGTCATTGCGGTGCTCGACGATGTAGGCAAGCTGGGTCTTGACATCGACATGATCGCACCGGACCACGGCATCATCTGGCGCTCCAATGTGCCGCTGATCCTTCAGGCCTACCGCGACTACGCCGAGCAGAAGCCAAACAAGAAGGCCCTCATTGTCTATGACACCATGTGGCATTCCACGGAAAAGATGGCCAAGGCCATTGCCGAGGGACTCATGGAAGAAGGGGTCGCGGCCAGAATCATGCACCTCAAGCAGTACCACCATTCCGACGTCATGGGCGCACTGGCCGACGCCACCGGAATCATCTGCGGCTCCCCGACCCACAACAACGGCATCATGCCGCTGATGGCGGACTTTCTGACCTACATGAAGGGCCTCAAGCCCCAGGGACGCGTCGGCGCAGCCTTCGCATCCTTTGGCTGGAGCGGCGAATCCCTGGGCGTCCTGACCGAGTGGCTCAAGTCGGCCAAGGTCGAGGTCGTCGAACCCGGAGTGAAGTGCAAGAACGTGCCGGACCACGCCAAGCTGGCCGAGTGCAAGGAACTGGGTCGTCAGGTTGGCAAGGCCATCGTCGCCAAAGTGGAAGCCGAGGCTTAA